In Bacillus sp. NP247, one DNA window encodes the following:
- a CDS encoding transporter substrate-binding domain-containing protein, translated as MKKLLSISFALILIVSMFSACSNGEEKANGKNKKVLVMGTSADYKPYEYVEASKSDEIIGFDVDIAKYIGKELGYEVKVKDMDFGGLLASLSSGKVDFVMAGMTPTAERKNNADFTDIYFVAKNMIVSKKGSNIKSLEDLKGKKVGVQTGSIQEEKAEEFKKQVDFKAEGRDRIPEIVQEIKAGRFDAAIIEDTVAKNYLEKMKELQGIEIQEAPEEVGAAIALAKNSDKTEEFNKVIKKMQENGEMDKLVKKWFGSGK; from the coding sequence ATGAAGAAGTTATTATCAATATCATTTGCACTTATTTTAATTGTAAGTATGTTCAGTGCTTGTAGTAATGGGGAAGAAAAGGCGAATGGCAAAAATAAAAAAGTACTCGTTATGGGGACTTCAGCAGACTATAAACCGTATGAATACGTAGAAGCTTCAAAAAGTGATGAAATTATCGGTTTTGATGTTGATATTGCAAAATATATCGGAAAAGAACTTGGGTATGAAGTAAAAGTGAAAGATATGGATTTTGGAGGATTATTAGCATCTCTTAGCTCAGGAAAAGTTGATTTCGTTATGGCAGGTATGACGCCAACTGCAGAGCGTAAAAATAATGCTGATTTCACCGATATTTATTTTGTTGCTAAAAATATGATCGTTTCAAAAAAAGGCTCTAATATTAAATCATTAGAAGATTTAAAAGGAAAAAAAGTAGGGGTACAAACAGGGTCAATTCAGGAAGAAAAAGCAGAAGAATTTAAAAAACAAGTCGATTTCAAAGCTGAGGGACGTGACCGTATACCAGAAATCGTACAAGAAATTAAAGCTGGTCGTTTTGACGCTGCAATTATAGAAGACACAGTTGCAAAAAATTATTTAGAAAAAATGAAAGAACTACAAGGAATTGAAATTCAAGAAGCACCAGAAGAAGTAGGTGCAGCAATTGCTCTTGCGAAAAACAGTGATAAAACAGAAGAATTTAATAAAGTAATTAAGAAAATGCAAGAAAATGGAGAAATGGATAAATTAGTGAAGAAATGGTTTGGCAGCGGAAAATAA
- a CDS encoding aromatic acid exporter family protein: MFKIGYRTVKTALGTGAAVFIAQLLGLEFYSSAGILVILCVQNTKRKSVQVSLHRFLACVLSMVFAFCIFETIGYTPLAISVLLLTFIPTAVMCKIQEGIVTSSVIVMHLYSLKQITWSIVGNEIAILTIGISVALLVNMYMPSSENKLKEYQGKIEDHFRTILFEMVVYLRNRDSNWSGAELIETEMMLKEAKDLSFKKLENEFMREDDYYYRYFDMRMQQFEILERMIPLAASLSWTYEQADMIADVIENIGNSIRPESTGVISLRQLQEMREVFREMPLPVSREEFEIRAKLVQLVYEMEQYLLIKSRFKGKDNIKELI; this comes from the coding sequence ATGTTTAAAATTGGATATAGAACAGTGAAAACAGCGCTTGGAACGGGTGCGGCAGTTTTTATTGCTCAGCTATTAGGATTAGAATTTTATAGTTCAGCTGGTATTTTAGTCATTTTATGCGTGCAAAATACGAAACGAAAATCCGTTCAAGTATCGTTGCACCGTTTTTTAGCTTGTGTATTATCGATGGTGTTTGCGTTTTGTATTTTTGAAACGATTGGTTACACACCACTTGCGATTAGCGTATTACTGCTTACCTTTATTCCGACTGCAGTTATGTGCAAAATTCAAGAAGGGATTGTCACGAGTTCGGTTATCGTTATGCATCTGTATTCATTAAAGCAAATTACATGGTCTATAGTTGGTAATGAAATTGCTATATTAACGATTGGAATTAGTGTCGCTTTATTAGTAAACATGTACATGCCAAGCAGTGAGAATAAACTGAAAGAGTATCAAGGGAAAATAGAAGACCATTTCAGAACGATTTTGTTTGAAATGGTCGTTTATTTACGAAATCGAGATAGTAATTGGAGTGGGGCCGAATTAATTGAAACAGAAATGATGCTGAAAGAAGCAAAAGATTTATCATTTAAAAAACTTGAGAATGAGTTTATGCGTGAAGATGACTATTATTATCGGTATTTTGATATGCGCATGCAACAATTTGAAATTTTGGAGCGAATGATACCATTAGCTGCATCACTATCTTGGACGTATGAACAAGCTGATATGATTGCAGACGTAATCGAAAATATAGGGAATTCTATTCGTCCTGAAAGTACAGGGGTTATTTCGTTAAGACAACTTCAAGAAATGCGAGAAGTATTCAGAGAAATGCCTTTACCAGTCTCGCGAGAAGAATTTGAAATACGTGCAAAACTCGTTCAACTTGTTTATGAAATGGAGCAATATTTACTCATTAAAAGTCGTTTTAAGGGAAAGGATAATATAAAAGAACTTATTTAG
- a CDS encoding GNAT family N-acetyltransferase, with the protein MMKIYETNRLHLREIDESYTEKVLQYYDRNREFLKAWEEYRPEDFFTLDYQKKKLQKDRKEFAEGKIIRLWIFKKGDDTKIIGCISFNLIVRGIYQSCVLSYKLDKEELNKGYTTEALRKAIQVTFEEFHLHRIEAPIMPRNLASIQVVTKIGFQYEGVSRKMLMVNGIWEDHMRWVLLNE; encoded by the coding sequence ATGATGAAAATATACGAAACAAATCGTTTACATTTAAGGGAAATTGATGAGTCGTATACTGAAAAAGTTCTTCAATATTACGACAGAAATCGTGAATTTTTAAAAGCTTGGGAAGAGTATAGACCGGAGGATTTTTTTACATTAGATTATCAAAAGAAAAAGTTGCAAAAGGATAGAAAAGAGTTTGCAGAAGGTAAAATCATCAGGCTATGGATTTTTAAAAAGGGTGATGATACGAAAATAATTGGCTGTATATCATTTAATTTAATTGTTCGCGGAATTTATCAATCTTGTGTACTCAGTTATAAATTAGACAAGGAAGAATTGAATAAAGGTTACACAACAGAAGCGCTTAGAAAAGCAATTCAAGTTACCTTTGAAGAATTTCATTTACATCGTATAGAAGCACCAATTATGCCACGAAATTTAGCATCTATACAAGTAGTGACGAAGATAGGATTTCAATATGAAGGTGTATCTCGAAAAATGCTAATGGTAAATGGCATCTGGGAAGATCATATGCGCTGGGTATTGTTAAACGAGTAA
- a CDS encoding amino acid ABC transporter ATP-binding protein: MIKIDNLHKSFGKNEVLKGITTTIEKGEVVAIIGPSGSGKSTFLRCMNVLEAPTDGHIWIGTEEVTNPKTNIMHVRENVGMVFQHFHLFPHMTVLENITYAPINVKGVTKQEAEKKAEKLLEKVGLLDKKDAYPNRLSGGQKQRVAIARALAMEPEVMLFDEPTSALDPEMVKEVLEVMKSLVTTGMTMAIVTHEMGFAKEVADRVLFLDGGKLVEDSNPEEFFTAPKSDRAKEFLQKIL; the protein is encoded by the coding sequence GTGATTAAAATTGACAACCTTCATAAATCATTTGGAAAAAATGAAGTATTAAAAGGAATTACAACAACGATTGAAAAAGGAGAAGTTGTTGCAATTATCGGACCGTCTGGATCTGGCAAATCAACATTTTTACGCTGTATGAATGTATTAGAAGCGCCGACAGATGGTCACATTTGGATTGGAACGGAAGAAGTAACGAATCCGAAAACGAATATTATGCACGTTCGTGAAAATGTCGGAATGGTATTTCAACATTTTCACCTATTCCCTCATATGACTGTATTAGAAAATATTACTTATGCCCCTATCAATGTAAAAGGAGTGACGAAGCAAGAGGCTGAAAAAAAAGCTGAGAAACTTTTAGAAAAAGTAGGGTTATTAGATAAGAAAGATGCATATCCCAATCGTCTTTCAGGAGGACAAAAGCAACGTGTAGCAATTGCGAGGGCACTAGCGATGGAACCGGAAGTTATGTTATTTGATGAACCGACCTCTGCGCTAGATCCAGAAATGGTGAAAGAAGTGTTAGAAGTTATGAAATCATTAGTTACGACAGGAATGACGATGGCAATCGTTACACATGAAATGGGATTTGCAAAAGAAGTGGCAGATCGCGTTCTCTTTTTAGATGGTGGAAAGCTCGTAGAAGATAGTAATCCAGAAGAGTTTTTTACAGCACCAAAAAGTGACCGTGCAAAAGAATTTTTGCAAAAGATATTGTAA
- a CDS encoding amino acid ABC transporter permease, producing the protein MNLDFSAITPSIPYILKGLEVTLKIVAASAVVGFILGTLLALCKIARIRVLNIAADIYTSIFRGTPLVLQLMIIYFGVPQMIGYEIPAFLAAVLAFSLNSGAYMSEVIRAGIQAVDKGQTEAAMALGIPYGKMMKNIIFPQALKNILPALVNEFATLTKESAVVTVIGATDLMRRAYIVGGETFKYLEPLLFVGLIYYILVIILTVVGKAIEGRMKKSD; encoded by the coding sequence ATGAATCTAGATTTTTCGGCAATTACGCCTTCAATACCATATATATTAAAGGGCTTAGAAGTTACATTGAAAATTGTAGCGGCATCAGCTGTGGTAGGATTTATTTTAGGAACGTTATTAGCACTTTGCAAAATTGCTAGAATACGAGTATTGAATATTGCAGCAGATATTTATACATCAATATTTCGTGGTACACCACTTGTATTGCAATTAATGATTATTTATTTCGGTGTTCCGCAAATGATTGGATATGAGATACCAGCCTTTTTAGCAGCTGTACTTGCATTTAGCTTAAATTCAGGTGCATATATGTCAGAAGTAATTCGTGCCGGCATTCAAGCGGTCGATAAAGGACAAACAGAAGCAGCGATGGCTTTAGGGATTCCTTACGGTAAAATGATGAAAAATATAATTTTTCCTCAAGCTTTAAAAAATATATTACCAGCACTTGTAAATGAGTTTGCGACTCTTACGAAAGAATCGGCTGTAGTAACCGTAATAGGAGCGACTGATTTAATGCGCCGTGCTTATATTGTAGGCGGTGAAACATTTAAATATCTTGAGCCATTACTGTTTGTTGGACTTATTTATTATATATTAGTAATTATTCTTACAGTAGTCGGGAAGGCAATTGAAGGGAGAATGAAGAAAAGTGATTAA
- a CDS encoding tripeptidase T has protein sequence MINQERLVNEFMELVQVDSETKFEAEICKVLTEKFTALGVEVFEDDTMGVTGHGAGNLICTLPATKDGVDTIYFTSHMDTVVPGNGIKPSIKDGYIVSDGTTILGADDKAGLASMFEAIRVLKEKNIPHGKIEFIITVGEESGLIGAKALDRERITAKYGYALDSDGKVGEIVVAAPTQAKVNAIIRGKTAHAGVAPEKGVSAITIAAKAIAKMPLGRIDSETTANIGRFEGGTQTNIVCDHVQIFAEARSLINEKMEAQVAKMKEAFETTAKEMGGHADVEVNVMYPGFKFAAGDHVVEVAKRAAENIGRTPSLHQSGGGSDANVIAGHGIPTVNLAVGYEEIHTTNEKIPVEELAKTAELVVAIIEEVAK, from the coding sequence ATGATTAATCAAGAACGTTTAGTAAATGAATTTATGGAGTTAGTACAAGTAGATTCTGAAACAAAATTTGAAGCAGAAATTTGCAAAGTGTTAACAGAGAAATTTACTGCTTTAGGTGTAGAAGTATTTGAGGATGACACGATGGGTGTAACTGGTCATGGTGCAGGTAACTTAATTTGTACTTTACCAGCAACAAAAGACGGTGTTGATACAATTTATTTCACTTCTCATATGGATACAGTAGTTCCTGGTAATGGAATTAAGCCTTCTATTAAAGATGGATATATCGTATCAGATGGTACTACAATTTTAGGAGCCGATGACAAAGCTGGATTAGCATCTATGTTTGAAGCGATTCGTGTCTTAAAAGAGAAAAACATTCCTCATGGTAAAATTGAATTTATTATTACAGTTGGAGAAGAATCTGGTCTTATTGGTGCAAAAGCGTTAGACCGTGAACGTATTACAGCAAAATATGGTTATGCATTAGATAGTGATGGAAAAGTTGGTGAAATTGTAGTTGCAGCGCCAACACAAGCGAAAGTGAATGCGATTATTCGCGGGAAAACAGCTCATGCTGGCGTAGCACCAGAAAAAGGTGTATCTGCAATTACTATCGCAGCAAAAGCAATCGCAAAGATGCCACTTGGTCGTATCGATTCTGAAACAACTGCAAATATTGGACGTTTTGAAGGTGGTACACAAACAAATATCGTTTGCGATCATGTTCAAATCTTTGCAGAAGCTCGTTCTTTAATAAATGAGAAAATGGAAGCACAAGTTGCAAAAATGAAAGAAGCATTTGAAACAACTGCAAAAGAAATGGGTGGTCATGCAGACGTTGAAGTAAACGTTATGTATCCAGGATTTAAGTTTGCTGCTGGCGATCACGTTGTAGAAGTTGCGAAACGTGCAGCTGAAAACATCGGTCGTACGCCTTCTCTTCACCAAAGTGGTGGCGGAAGTGATGCGAACGTAATCGCAGGACATGGTATCCCAACAGTTAACTTAGCAGTTGGTTATGAAGAAATTCATACAACAAATGAAAAAATTCCTGTTGAAGAATTAGCGAAAACAGCAGAATTAGTTGTAGCTATTATCGAAGAAGTAGCGAAGTAA
- the prli42 gene encoding stressosome-associated protein Prli42 translates to MHKKAQKIMVYIMLISMLVTTLLTGASMFW, encoded by the coding sequence ATGCATAAAAAAGCTCAAAAAATTATGGTTTATATAATGCTAATTTCTATGCTTGTAACAACATTACTTACTGGCGCAAGTATGTTTTGGTAA
- a CDS encoding L,D-transpeptidase, which translates to MPYLLSLLLCLSLSPIWPLGDNPRAGDPYIIVNKATNKLAYIDDGKIQKVFPVATGKTNELTPEGTFDIVLKAKDPYYIAKDIPGGSPKNPLGSRWMGFNARGTDGSKYGIHGTNQPSSIGKYISQGCIRMKKHDVEYLFDRIPLGTKVSIVKSKKTFQQLAKEKGAIVFGKVNETVGFFLFYKLS; encoded by the coding sequence ATGCCGTATCTTCTTTCTTTATTATTATGTCTTTCGTTATCACCAATCTGGCCTCTTGGTGATAACCCACGTGCTGGAGATCCTTATATAATTGTAAATAAAGCAACGAATAAACTAGCTTACATCGATGATGGGAAGATCCAAAAGGTTTTTCCAGTAGCGACAGGGAAAACAAATGAATTAACCCCAGAAGGAACCTTTGACATTGTATTGAAGGCGAAGGATCCGTATTATATTGCGAAGGATATTCCTGGGGGCTCTCCAAAAAATCCACTTGGATCGAGGTGGATGGGATTTAATGCAAGAGGAACGGATGGAAGTAAGTATGGGATACACGGGACAAACCAGCCTAGTTCAATTGGAAAATATATTTCGCAAGGATGCATAAGAATGAAGAAACATGATGTGGAATATTTGTTTGATCGTATTCCACTTGGAACGAAAGTATCGATTGTGAAATCGAAAAAAACATTTCAGCAATTGGCGAAGGAAAAAGGGGCCATAGTATTTGGAAAAGTCAACGAAACGGTTGGCTTTTTTCTTTTCTATAAGTTGTCTTGA
- a CDS encoding DUF3894 domain-containing protein: MYLNPKISYMQFCVGFLFVITFILATFNICSYVVAIVFMALLNLTFVIGAFQQKQYTSFVIALVMAFSFSIVAIVIYIK, encoded by the coding sequence ATGTATTTAAATCCAAAAATTTCTTACATGCAGTTTTGTGTTGGTTTTCTATTTGTTATTACATTCATATTGGCAACTTTTAATATATGCTCTTACGTTGTAGCGATTGTATTTATGGCATTACTCAATCTTACTTTTGTTATTGGGGCATTTCAGCAGAAACAATATACAAGTTTTGTAATAGCACTTGTAATGGCCTTTTCCTTTAGCATTGTAGCAATTGTAATATATATAAAATAA
- a CDS encoding DNA polymerase IV yields MREMYPKNGRVILHVDMNCFFASVEIAHDSSLQGKPLAIAGNEKERKGIIITCSYEAREYGIRTTMPLWEAKRLCPQLVVRHPNFTLYREASFQMFQILSRFTEKIQPFSIDEGYLDITDCYALGSPLEIAKMIQQALITELQLPCSIGIAPNLFLAKTASDMKKPLGITVLRKRDIPEIIWPRSVAEMHGIGEKTAEKLKDIHIHTIEQLAKGDEHIIRAKIGKHGVDLQKRAKGMDDREVDPNQMGQHKSVGNSMTFSKDMDEEKELLDMLERLSKSVSKRLQKRTLVSYNIQIMIKYHDRRTVTRSKQLKNAIWEERVIFQAASRLWKQHWDGDSVRLLGVTATELEWKTESVKQLDLFSFEEDAKEEPLLAVIDQINDKYGTPLLQRGSQLLRKQEKSFQQKLENKFM; encoded by the coding sequence ATGCGAGAAATGTATCCGAAAAATGGTCGTGTTATTTTACATGTAGATATGAATTGTTTTTTCGCATCTGTTGAAATTGCTCATGACTCATCATTACAAGGAAAGCCATTAGCGATTGCGGGGAATGAAAAAGAGAGAAAAGGAATTATCATAACATGTAGTTATGAGGCGAGAGAATATGGAATACGTACGACGATGCCTCTATGGGAAGCGAAGCGATTATGCCCGCAATTAGTTGTGAGGCACCCTAATTTTACATTATATCGGGAAGCTTCATTTCAAATGTTTCAAATTCTTTCCCGTTTTACAGAAAAAATACAACCGTTTTCTATAGATGAAGGGTATTTAGATATTACAGATTGCTATGCGCTCGGTTCGCCTCTTGAAATAGCGAAGATGATTCAACAAGCGTTAATAACAGAGTTACAGCTGCCATGTAGCATTGGAATTGCCCCAAACCTTTTCCTAGCAAAGACTGCTTCAGATATGAAAAAACCTCTTGGTATTACAGTACTTCGAAAACGTGATATCCCAGAAATTATTTGGCCACGATCAGTTGCAGAGATGCATGGAATCGGAGAGAAAACAGCTGAAAAACTAAAAGACATTCATATACATACAATTGAACAGTTAGCAAAAGGAGACGAGCATATCATTCGCGCTAAAATTGGAAAGCACGGTGTTGATTTACAAAAACGTGCAAAAGGTATGGATGACAGGGAAGTTGATCCGAATCAAATGGGACAACATAAAAGCGTTGGAAATTCTATGACTTTCTCAAAGGATATGGACGAAGAAAAAGAATTACTTGATATGTTAGAAAGATTATCGAAATCAGTAAGCAAAAGGCTACAAAAACGAACTCTCGTTAGTTATAACATTCAAATTATGATTAAATACCATGATCGTCGCACAGTAACACGGAGTAAACAATTGAAAAATGCAATATGGGAAGAACGGGTTATTTTCCAAGCAGCATCACGTTTATGGAAGCAACACTGGGATGGTGATTCTGTTCGTTTGTTAGGTGTTACAGCTACTGAATTAGAGTGGAAGACAGAATCAGTGAAACAGTTAGATTTGTTTTCATTTGAAGAAGATGCGAAAGAAGAGCCGTTACTTGCTGTTATTGATCAAATTAATGATAAGTACGGAACACCTCTTTTACAGCGAGGTAGTCAATTATTGCGTAAGCAAGAGAAGTCGTTTCAGCAAAAATTAGAAAATAAGTTTATGTAG